In Papio anubis isolate 15944 chromosome 20, Panubis1.0, whole genome shotgun sequence, a single window of DNA contains:
- the DIRAS1 gene encoding GTP-binding protein Di-Ras1, whose protein sequence is MPEQSNDYRVVVFGAGGVGKSSLVLRFVKGTFRDTYIPTIEDTYRQVISCDKSVCTLQITDTTGSHQFPAMQRLSISKGHAFILVFSVTSKQSLEELGPIYKLIVQIKGSVEDIPVMLVGNKCDETQREVDTREAQAVAQEWKCAFMETSAKMNYNVKELFQELLTLETRRNMSLNIDGKRSGKQKRTDRVKGKCTLM, encoded by the coding sequence ATGCCCGAACAGAGCAATGACTACCGCGTGGTGGTGTTCGGGGCGGGCGGCGTGGGCAAGAGCTCACTGGTGCTGCGCTTCGTGAAGGGCACGTTCCGCGACACGTACATCCCCACCATCGAGGACACCTACCGGCAGGTGATCAGCTGCGACAAGAGCGTGTGCACGCTGCAGATCACAGACACCACCGGCAGCCACCAGTTCCCGGCCATGCAGCGCTTGTCCATCTCCAAGGGCCACGCCTTCATCCTGGTGTTCTCGGTCACCAGCAAGCAGTCGCTGGAGGAGCTGGGGCCCATCTACAAGCTCATCGTGCAGATCAAGGGCAGCGTGGAGGACATCCCCGTGATGCTCGTGGGCAACAAGTGCGACGAGACGCAGCGGGAGGTGGACACGCGCGAGGCGCAGGCGGTGGCCCAGGAGTGGAAGTGCGCCTTCATGGAGACCTCGGCCAAGATGAACTACAACGTCAAGGAACTCTTCCAGGAGCTGCTGACGCTGGAGACCCGCCGGAACATGAGCCTCAACATCGACGGCAAGCGCTCCGGGAAGCAGAAGAGGACAGACCGCGTCAAGGGCAAATGCACCCTCATGTGA